In a single window of the Halanaerobiaceae bacterium ANBcell28 genome:
- a CDS encoding glucose-1-phosphate adenylyltransferase: MYKKEIVALLLAGGQGTRLDPLTRNISKPALPFGGENRIIDFTLSNCINSGIDTIGVLVQYKPFILNSHLKQSYITKVDNGGGITVLPPYSSSNGMSWYKGTAHAVYQNFEFLNHYNPEDVIILSGDHIYKMDYSKMINFHKKRDADITIGVVQVPMSEASRFGILNTDNKNKIIEFEEKPKNPRSDFASMGIYVCKLGILKKYLSDHEESSDFGKHILPAMLRDNLTLYAYKYSGYWRDIGIIDTYWEAHMDLLKKERSDLLYDKNWPIYSANTNIVLPQYISKQAIIKNSLISSGASIHGTINNSVIFNNTYISSGAQIKNSIILPGVEVGKNTLIEKSIISNDNIIGDNCKIGVYKSGKKNEVTVLGENCNILDGTIISNGRRINDAENYYSEDEANYA, translated from the coding sequence ATGTACAAAAAAGAAATTGTAGCACTATTACTAGCTGGAGGTCAGGGGACGCGCCTGGATCCATTGACAAGGAATATAAGCAAACCTGCATTACCATTTGGAGGAGAAAATCGAATAATTGACTTCACTTTAAGTAATTGTATAAATTCTGGTATTGATACAATAGGGGTTTTAGTACAATATAAACCATTTATATTAAATTCTCATCTTAAACAAAGTTATATCACAAAAGTAGATAATGGTGGAGGTATTACTGTCCTTCCTCCGTATTCTAGTTCTAATGGAATGTCATGGTATAAAGGTACAGCACATGCAGTTTATCAAAATTTTGAGTTTTTAAATCATTATAACCCAGAGGATGTTATTATATTATCAGGTGATCATATTTATAAAATGGACTATTCTAAAATGATAAATTTTCATAAGAAAAGAGATGCTGATATAACTATTGGTGTGGTGCAGGTGCCAATGAGTGAAGCTTCACGCTTTGGAATATTAAATACAGACAATAAAAATAAAATAATTGAATTTGAAGAAAAACCGAAGAATCCTAGAAGCGATTTTGCATCTATGGGCATATATGTTTGCAAATTAGGTATTTTAAAGAAGTATTTATCTGATCATGAAGAGTCTTCAGATTTCGGAAAACATATATTGCCTGCCATGTTAAGGGATAACTTAACACTATATGCTTATAAGTATAGTGGTTATTGGAGAGATATTGGAATTATAGATACTTACTGGGAAGCCCATATGGACCTACTAAAGAAAGAAAGAAGCGATTTGTTATATGATAAAAACTGGCCTATTTATTCAGCTAATACAAATATAGTACTGCCACAATATATTTCTAAGCAGGCTATAATAAAAAATAGTTTAATTTCAAGTGGGGCATCTATTCATGGTACTATAAATAATTCTGTAATTTTCAACAATACATATATATCTAGTGGCGCTCAAATAAAGAACTCTATTATACTTCCTGGAGTAGAAGTGGGTAAAAATACTCTTATTGAAAAATCAATTATTAGCAATGATAATATTATTGGTGACAACTGTAAAATTGGTGTATATAAAAGTGGAAAGAAGAACGAAGTAACTGTTTTAGGAGAAAATTGTAATATCCTTGATGGAACTATAATTAGTAATGGAAGGCGTATTAATGATGCAGAGAATTATTATTCTGAAGATGAAGCAAATTATGCATAG
- the larE gene encoding ATP-dependent sacrificial sulfur transferase LarE, producing the protein MEVRDKITKELEVKYENLKENLREKGELVVAFSGGVDSTFLVKVAYDVLGEENVLAVTSRSETYPKKQLEEAKELAQNIGVKHIITYTSELENERFAQNDKLRCYYCKFELFSEVLRIAEDEGFKYVADGSNYDDHLHDYRPGMKAASELHVSSPLKEAEFTKDDIRVISKKLGLATWKKAAFACLSSRFPYGDEIKVESLTMVDKAEEFLQQYNFSQLRVRHHDENTARIEILPEDMVLLLEKREEIVNYLKGIGYIYVTMDIEGYRTGSMNEVLDV; encoded by the coding sequence ATGGAAGTAAGAGATAAAATTACTAAAGAATTAGAAGTAAAATATGAAAATCTAAAAGAAAACCTAAGGGAAAAGGGAGAATTGGTAGTAGCCTTTTCTGGTGGAGTTGATAGTACTTTTCTTGTAAAAGTAGCATATGATGTATTGGGAGAAGAAAATGTACTCGCCGTTACATCTAGATCAGAAACCTATCCTAAGAAGCAATTAGAAGAAGCTAAAGAACTGGCACAAAATATAGGCGTTAAACATATTATTACTTATACATCTGAGTTAGAAAATGAGAGGTTTGCACAAAATGACAAACTTAGGTGTTATTATTGTAAATTCGAACTTTTTTCTGAGGTATTGAGAATAGCTGAAGATGAAGGGTTCAAATATGTTGCAGATGGTTCTAATTATGATGATCACTTACATGATTATAGACCAGGAATGAAAGCAGCTTCTGAGTTACATGTTTCTAGTCCTTTAAAAGAAGCTGAATTTACTAAAGATGATATAAGAGTTATATCAAAAAAATTAGGATTAGCTACCTGGAAAAAGGCAGCATTCGCTTGTCTCTCATCACGTTTCCCATACGGAGATGAAATTAAGGTAGAGAGCTTAACAATGGTAGATAAGGCTGAAGAATTCCTACAGCAATATAATTTTAGTCAATTAAGAGTAAGGCATCATGATGAAAATACTGCACGGATTGAGATCCTTCCAGAAGACATGGTATTATTATTAGAAAAAAGAGAAGAGATTGTGAATTATTTAAAAGGAATTGGATATATATATGTAACGATGGATATTGAAGGCTATAGAACTGGCAGTATGAATGAGGTATTAGATGTGTAA
- a CDS encoding DUF2254 domain-containing protein, translated as MIRIYIRFRNITERLYFIPAYYGLLATALSLFLVFLDNNYVEILQKYIPANFFTSVDIAKIILSTLAGSLFAMITVSFSTIMVVLTMYSSQFSPRTMQDFLNSKVTLKVLGIFFAAFIYSILTLLFLDDQSGGDRQVFTSVIGVFIAIICLAYFVYFIHHVASSVQVNILIKKLRDEIIEIVDRIEEETEKDEQVQNDPPEHMEQMLSEEPYYIYSNQRGFIQSLDLKKLSDIAVENNLVIKAEKMIGDYVTENSKLLSIRPQEPFKFLLNNDLDLEQKSMKELKKDAKEIIMEKNCDSFNVKNGQKKIDKISPEQFLKYIVIGNERSKKNDMEFGILKLTEVALKAISPGINDPNTAIFCINQLGWVLSRIAVSNIESTYHYDPNGQLKLIIEDISFQELLYKTFFQICHYGREDVSVLGAILDALLIIAEGSPDDVQEILWIFSHYVLEAFDISLLQLEDKKFLNYKLGRLAAETGKSKDYEFFQINEE; from the coding sequence GTGATTAGGATATATATAAGATTTCGAAATATTACAGAAAGACTATATTTTATTCCAGCTTATTACGGTTTGCTGGCAACAGCTTTGTCTTTATTTTTAGTTTTTCTTGATAATAATTACGTTGAAATTTTGCAAAAATATATCCCGGCTAATTTTTTTACCTCAGTAGATATAGCAAAAATTATTTTATCAACCCTGGCGGGTTCTCTATTTGCTATGATTACTGTATCTTTTTCAACAATAATGGTTGTTTTAACAATGTATTCATCCCAATTTTCACCAAGGACTATGCAGGATTTTTTAAATAGTAAGGTTACTTTAAAAGTTTTAGGTATTTTTTTTGCTGCTTTTATATACTCTATTTTAACATTGCTTTTTTTAGATGATCAAAGTGGAGGAGACAGGCAAGTATTTACCTCAGTGATTGGGGTTTTTATTGCTATAATTTGCCTTGCATATTTTGTTTATTTTATACATCATGTGGCTAGTTCAGTTCAGGTAAATATACTTATAAAAAAATTGAGAGATGAAATTATTGAAATAGTCGATAGAATTGAAGAAGAAACTGAAAAGGATGAGCAAGTTCAAAATGATCCGCCAGAACATATGGAGCAAATGCTTTCAGAGGAGCCATATTATATTTACTCTAATCAGAGAGGTTTCATTCAAAGTCTAGATCTTAAGAAGTTGTCGGATATTGCAGTGGAAAATAATCTTGTTATAAAGGCAGAAAAAATGATAGGTGACTATGTAACTGAAAATAGTAAGTTATTATCAATAAGACCTCAAGAACCTTTTAAATTTTTACTTAATAATGATTTAGATTTAGAGCAAAAATCTATGAAAGAGCTTAAAAAAGATGCAAAAGAGATAATCATGGAAAAAAATTGTGATAGTTTTAATGTAAAAAATGGTCAAAAAAAGATTGATAAAATTAGCCCTGAACAATTTTTAAAATATATTGTAATTGGTAATGAAAGAAGCAAAAAAAATGACATGGAATTTGGTATATTAAAATTAACAGAAGTTGCCCTTAAAGCAATTTCCCCTGGCATAAATGATCCTAATACTGCAATCTTTTGTATAAATCAACTAGGATGGGTTTTATCCAGAATTGCTGTATCAAATATTGAAAGTACTTATCATTATGATCCAAATGGGCAGTTAAAATTAATAATTGAAGATATTAGCTTTCAGGAATTATTATATAAGACCTTTTTTCAAATATGTCATTATGGTAGAGAAGATGTATCTGTTTTAGGTGCTATATTGGATGCTCTTTTAATTATAGCTGAAGGCAGTCCTGACGATGTACAAGAAATATTATGGATTTTTAGTCATTATGTTTTAGAAGCATTTGATATTAGCTTATTACAATTAGAAGACAAAAAATTTTTAAATTATAAACTGGGCAGATTAGCTGCTGAGACTGGAAAGAGTAAAGATTATGAGTTTTTCCAAATTAATGAAGAATAG
- a CDS encoding metalloregulator ArsR/SmtB family transcription factor: MKKNTLEEEIVLDLAEIFKTIGDPTRIKILYALKEQELCVCDLSELLEMSSSAISHQLRVLRTNKLVKYRKEGRIVYYSLDDDHVLCLFSQGLQHVMEK; encoded by the coding sequence ATGAAGAAAAATACCCTTGAGGAAGAAATAGTTCTAGATTTAGCAGAGATTTTTAAAACTATTGGTGATCCAACTAGAATTAAAATATTATATGCTTTAAAAGAACAAGAACTATGTGTATGCGATTTGTCTGAATTACTAGAAATGAGTTCTTCAGCAATATCACATCAATTAAGGGTATTAAGAACTAATAAACTAGTTAAATATAGGAAAGAAGGTCGAATAGTATATTATTCACTTGATGATGATCATGTTCTTTGTTTATTTAGCCAGGGTTTACAACATGTAATGGAGAAATAG
- a CDS encoding heavy metal translocating P-type ATPase codes for MSVVSKEVAKLELYLEGLGCSNCARKIEKELNNLSYIEEAELNFVLSRLTIRTYRKENIINDIQSIVDRIENGVIVKNKSDYQNNINNTNNAMECKYNNNEQVNRKRKTYPEEEIEKNELSFTNGNKTESKYKDLIYMFLIKKWRLFWGSSIFIISILLFEFNILAFHFPPSLKVLMYFIAYLIIGGPVVFLSIKNIRRGQIFDENFLMSIATFGAFAINEYPEAVAVMLFYMIGQEFENRAVGESRRSIRALMDIKAEYANLKDGDNIIQLSPETIRIGQDIIVKPGERVPLDGKVIEGEAMLDTSALTGESKPRKVVNGDEVLSGMISKDGLLTIEVEKEFKESTVNRILNLVENASARKAKTEKFISKFASYYTPVVVFLALALATLPPLLISDGNFSEWIYRALIFLVISCPCALVVSIPLGFFGGIGRASREGVLIKGGNYLEALNKIETLVFDKTGTLTKGVFQVDKVLAFNNFREEELLEFAAYAEENSNHPISKSIKEAYSGEVKRDRIKSFQEISGQGLKITLDDKEILLGNKKLMNKYNIDFKTQNEENNRESEIDNKKLSRLSGTIVYLAVDNVLAGYINISDVLKEDTVATIKELKKLGIKNMVMLSGDRKETVEKIADIIGMNDYHAELLPADKVDKVEELLYKSRQGYLAFVGDGINDAPVLARADLGIAMGGLGSDAAIEAADVVLMTDEPSKIVDAIKTARITRKIVWQNIVIAFAVKGLFLILGALGVASLWEAVFADVGVALIAVINAMRIAK; via the coding sequence GTGTCAGTAGTGAGTAAGGAAGTAGCTAAACTTGAATTATATCTTGAGGGTTTAGGCTGTTCTAATTGTGCAAGAAAAATTGAAAAAGAATTAAATAACTTATCATATATTGAGGAGGCTGAGCTAAATTTTGTTTTGAGCAGGCTTACTATACGTACTTATAGAAAAGAAAATATAATTAATGATATTCAATCAATAGTGGATAGGATTGAAAATGGAGTTATAGTGAAAAATAAAAGTGATTATCAAAATAATATTAATAATACTAATAATGCTATGGAATGCAAATATAATAATAATGAACAAGTAAATAGAAAAAGAAAAACCTATCCTGAAGAAGAAATTGAGAAGAATGAATTATCTTTTACAAATGGTAATAAAACAGAAAGTAAGTACAAAGATCTAATCTATATGTTTTTAATAAAAAAATGGCGTCTTTTTTGGGGAAGCTCTATATTTATAATCTCTATTTTATTATTTGAGTTTAATATATTAGCGTTTCATTTCCCACCTAGTCTCAAAGTACTGATGTACTTCATTGCATATTTAATAATTGGCGGGCCAGTAGTCTTTCTGTCAATTAAAAATATAAGGCGTGGGCAGATTTTTGACGAAAATTTTCTGATGTCTATTGCTACTTTTGGTGCTTTTGCTATAAATGAATATCCAGAAGCTGTTGCTGTAATGCTTTTTTATATGATAGGCCAGGAGTTTGAAAATAGAGCAGTAGGTGAATCTCGTCGATCTATTAGGGCATTGATGGATATTAAGGCTGAATATGCTAATTTGAAAGATGGAGATAATATTATTCAGCTCTCTCCAGAAACTATCCGTATTGGTCAAGATATAATTGTTAAGCCAGGTGAAAGAGTTCCTCTTGATGGCAAAGTAATTGAAGGAGAAGCTATGTTGGATACTTCTGCCTTAACCGGGGAATCTAAACCTAGGAAAGTAGTGAATGGAGATGAAGTTCTTAGTGGTATGATCAGCAAAGATGGGCTTTTGACTATTGAGGTGGAAAAAGAGTTTAAAGAATCTACTGTGAATCGTATCTTGAACTTAGTGGAAAACGCTAGTGCTAGAAAGGCAAAAACTGAAAAATTCATTAGTAAATTTGCCAGTTATTATACACCTGTAGTAGTATTTCTAGCTTTAGCTTTAGCAACATTACCCCCATTACTTATTAGTGATGGGAACTTTTCAGAATGGATTTATAGGGCTCTTATATTTTTGGTAATCTCATGTCCTTGTGCTCTTGTTGTATCTATACCTTTAGGATTTTTTGGAGGCATAGGTAGAGCATCAAGAGAAGGTGTCTTAATAAAAGGTGGTAATTATTTAGAGGCTTTGAATAAAATAGAGACTCTTGTTTTTGATAAAACTGGTACTTTAACTAAAGGTGTTTTTCAAGTTGATAAAGTTCTAGCCTTCAATAACTTTAGAGAAGAAGAGCTTCTTGAATTTGCAGCCTATGCAGAGGAAAATTCTAATCATCCTATATCAAAATCTATTAAAGAGGCATATTCAGGAGAAGTGAAAAGAGATAGAATCAAATCATTCCAGGAAATTTCTGGCCAGGGACTTAAAATAACTCTTGATGATAAAGAAATATTACTTGGTAATAAAAAATTAATGAATAAATATAATATTGATTTTAAAACTCAGAATGAAGAAAACAATAGAGAATCAGAAATAGATAATAAGAAGCTAAGTAGATTAAGTGGGACTATCGTTTATCTGGCTGTAGATAATGTATTGGCTGGCTATATTAATATTAGTGATGTTTTGAAAGAAGACACAGTTGCGACAATAAAAGAGTTAAAGAAATTAGGCATCAAAAATATGGTGATGCTCTCAGGTGATCGAAAAGAAACAGTAGAAAAAATCGCTGATATAATTGGGATGAATGATTATCATGCTGAATTATTACCAGCTGATAAAGTTGATAAAGTAGAAGAATTGCTATATAAATCTAGACAGGGTTATTTAGCCTTTGTAGGAGACGGTATCAATGATGCCCCAGTACTAGCCAGGGCAGATCTTGGAATTGCCATGGGTGGATTAGGCTCAGATGCTGCAATTGAGGCAGCAGATGTAGTTCTAATGACTGATGAACCATCAAAGATAGTAGATGCAATCAAAACAGCTAGAATTACACGTAAGATTGTCTGGCAGAATATTGTTATTGCTTTTGCTGTTAAAGGATTATTTTTAATCCTTGGGGCTTTAGGAGTTGCTTCCTTATGGGAGGCAGTATTCGCAGACGTTGGTGTTGCATTGATAGCAGTAATTAATGCGATGAGAATTGCTAAGTAA
- a CDS encoding DUF3787 domain-containing protein, producing MDKKNNQNKENRMETPVENHQTAAWANIENLEGQARVFDPPFQGVEDAKEYVDDNEK from the coding sequence TTGGATAAGAAAAATAATCAAAATAAGGAAAACAGAATGGAAACACCTGTTGAAAACCACCAAACTGCTGCCTGGGCAAACATTGAAAACTTAGAGGGTCAGGCAAGAGTCTTTGACCCGCCATTCCAAGGAGTAGAAGATGCCAAAGAATATGTGGATGACAACGAAAAGTAG
- the nifJ gene encoding pyruvate:ferredoxin (flavodoxin) oxidoreductase, with protein MTKKVMKTMDGNEAAAYVSYAFTDVAAIYPITPSSPMAELVDLWSAQGKKNLFGQQVRVTELQSEAGAAGTVHGSLQGGALTTTYTASQGLLLMIPNMHKMAGEFLPGVFHVSARVVATHALSIFGEHSDVMSTRQTGFGILSSSSVQEVMDLGGIAHLAAIKSRVPFLHFFDGFRTSHEINKVEVMDYQDFDKLLDYEAIQAFRDRSLNPDRPVLRGTAQNPDIYFQQRESGNHFYTDLPDLVNEYMQEITKLTGREYHPFVYHGAEDAEHIIVAMASGCNVVEEVVDYLVAKGEKVGMIKVHLYRPFSEKYFFNVLPDTVKKISVLDRTKEPGAVGEPLYQDVQSIFYGKEKQPIIVGGRYGIGQKDVRPSQILSVFNNLKSESPKNQFTVGIVDDVTNTSLPEDDVVDTSPEGTISCRLWGLGSDGTVGANKMAIKIIGDKTDLYAQGYFAYDSKKSGGTTISHLRFGDKPIKSSYLVYDADYVACHNKSYVYHYDLLKGLKENGTFVLNCPWKENELEEKLPASIKRYLAEKNINFYVIDALDVAEEVGLGNRINMIMQTVFFKLTEVVPIDDAIAYLKEFIEKTYGKKGQKIVDMNNSAVDMSIERLDKVNVPAEWKNAQDEDLPEKDVPEFIKEIKTPQAKREGDELPVSAFKGREDGTFPMGTTAYEKRGIAFMVPQWQTENCIQCNQCAYICPHAVIRPFLLNEDEKSNAPDTFETKEATGIEGHHYRIQVSTMDCTGCANCADICPAKDKALVMVNAEEETPRQLENWEYAANQVTYKDNLAKKTTVKGSQFAKPLLEFHGACPGCGEPAYTILATQLFGDRMLIANATGCSSIWGGSETSVPFTTNEQGRGPAWANSLFEDNAEFGFGMHLGISQIRNRLKGLMEEGIESDLDQDCKNAFEEWISTMNNGEQSKEASAKLLSLIQQDKYQGNKIIDDIIRNKDFLIKKSQWIIGGDGWAYDIGYGGLDHVLASGEDVNVLVYDTEIYSNTGGQSSKATPTAAAAKFAASGKRTKKKDLGMMAMSYGYVYVAQIAMGANMNQTIKAILEAEQYDGPSLIIAYSPCVSHGIKTGMGTSVAQEKKAVESGFWHLYRYNPLLKEEGKNPFIMDSKEPKGTVREFMMSEIRFTQVQNTFPEIAEELFTKAEKDARERYETYKRLAEMEY; from the coding sequence ATGACAAAAAAAGTAATGAAAACAATGGATGGTAATGAAGCTGCTGCATATGTATCTTATGCTTTTACAGATGTAGCTGCTATCTATCCAATTACACCATCTTCTCCAATGGCTGAATTGGTTGACTTGTGGTCAGCTCAGGGGAAGAAAAATCTATTTGGTCAGCAGGTAAGAGTTACAGAATTACAATCTGAAGCTGGTGCAGCTGGAACCGTTCATGGTTCACTACAGGGAGGAGCACTTACTACTACTTACACAGCTTCCCAGGGTTTATTATTAATGATTCCCAACATGCACAAGATGGCTGGAGAATTTTTGCCTGGCGTATTCCATGTAAGTGCCAGGGTAGTTGCTACTCATGCTCTTTCAATCTTTGGTGAACATTCAGATGTAATGTCCACTAGACAGACAGGCTTTGGTATACTATCTTCAAGTAGTGTACAGGAAGTAATGGATTTAGGTGGAATAGCACATTTGGCTGCAATTAAGTCAAGGGTACCTTTTCTTCATTTCTTTGATGGTTTTAGAACATCACATGAGATAAACAAGGTAGAAGTAATGGATTATCAGGACTTTGATAAACTACTTGATTATGAGGCGATACAGGCTTTCAGGGATAGGTCCTTAAATCCAGATAGACCAGTACTTCGTGGAACTGCTCAAAATCCTGATATCTATTTTCAACAAAGGGAATCAGGAAATCATTTTTATACAGATTTACCTGATTTGGTTAATGAATATATGCAGGAGATTACTAAGCTAACTGGAAGAGAGTATCATCCTTTTGTATATCATGGAGCAGAAGATGCCGAGCATATCATTGTAGCTATGGCGTCTGGCTGTAATGTAGTTGAGGAAGTCGTAGATTATTTAGTAGCTAAAGGTGAAAAGGTGGGTATGATTAAGGTTCACCTATATAGACCTTTCTCTGAAAAATATTTCTTCAATGTTTTACCTGATACAGTTAAGAAAATATCTGTATTGGATAGGACTAAAGAACCTGGTGCAGTAGGAGAGCCTCTATATCAGGATGTACAAAGTATCTTCTATGGTAAAGAAAAACAACCTATTATTGTAGGAGGAAGGTATGGTATTGGACAGAAAGATGTTCGACCATCACAAATTCTATCAGTTTTTAACAATCTAAAAAGTGAAAGCCCTAAAAATCAGTTTACAGTAGGAATAGTTGACGATGTGACAAATACATCTTTACCTGAAGATGATGTAGTAGATACATCTCCTGAAGGAACAATTAGTTGTCGTTTATGGGGTTTAGGTTCTGACGGTACTGTTGGAGCTAACAAAATGGCTATTAAGATAATTGGTGATAAGACAGACTTATATGCCCAGGGATACTTTGCCTATGATAGTAAAAAATCCGGGGGTACTACAATTTCACATCTAAGATTTGGAGACAAGCCAATAAAGTCTTCATATCTAGTCTATGATGCTGATTATGTAGCCTGTCATAATAAGTCATATGTCTATCATTATGATCTGTTAAAAGGGCTAAAAGAAAATGGCACCTTTGTTCTCAATTGTCCCTGGAAAGAAAACGAACTAGAAGAAAAATTACCGGCTTCAATTAAAAGATATCTGGCAGAAAAGAATATTAACTTTTATGTAATAGATGCTCTTGATGTGGCAGAGGAAGTAGGGCTGGGTAATAGGATTAATATGATAATGCAAACAGTTTTCTTTAAATTAACTGAAGTTGTTCCTATTGATGATGCTATTGCCTATCTTAAAGAGTTTATAGAAAAGACCTATGGTAAAAAAGGTCAGAAAATTGTAGATATGAATAATTCTGCTGTAGATATGTCTATAGAACGTTTGGATAAGGTAAATGTACCTGCTGAGTGGAAGAATGCTCAGGATGAAGATCTTCCAGAAAAAGATGTACCAGAATTTATTAAAGAGATTAAGACACCACAGGCTAAAAGAGAAGGTGACGAATTACCTGTTAGTGCATTTAAAGGTAGAGAAGATGGTACCTTCCCTATGGGGACAACTGCTTATGAAAAAAGAGGAATTGCTTTTATGGTACCGCAATGGCAGACAGAAAATTGTATTCAATGTAATCAATGTGCCTATATTTGTCCTCATGCAGTTATTCGTCCGTTTTTACTCAATGAAGATGAGAAGAGCAATGCACCTGATACCTTTGAAACAAAAGAAGCTACAGGTATAGAAGGTCATCATTATAGAATACAGGTAAGCACTATGGACTGTACAGGTTGTGCTAACTGTGCGGATATCTGCCCGGCCAAAGATAAGGCCCTGGTAATGGTAAATGCAGAAGAGGAAACACCAAGACAGTTGGAAAACTGGGAGTATGCAGCTAATCAGGTGACTTATAAAGATAATTTGGCGAAAAAAACTACTGTCAAAGGCAGCCAGTTTGCTAAACCATTATTGGAGTTCCACGGAGCCTGTCCTGGTTGTGGTGAGCCAGCCTATACAATATTAGCTACTCAATTGTTTGGTGATAGAATGTTGATTGCTAATGCTACAGGTTGTTCTTCTATCTGGGGTGGTAGCGAAACTTCTGTTCCTTTTACTACCAATGAACAGGGCAGAGGGCCAGCATGGGCTAACTCTCTATTTGAAGACAATGCCGAGTTCGGTTTTGGTATGCATCTAGGTATTAGTCAAATTAGAAATCGCCTGAAAGGCTTAATGGAAGAAGGTATAGAATCAGATTTAGATCAAGACTGTAAGAATGCCTTTGAAGAATGGATAAGTACAATGAATAATGGTGAACAGTCTAAAGAGGCATCGGCAAAATTGTTGTCTCTAATCCAGCAAGATAAATATCAGGGTAATAAAATCATTGATGATATAATTAGAAATAAAGACTTCCTAATTAAAAAGTCTCAATGGATTATAGGTGGAGATGGCTGGGCTTATGATATTGGATATGGCGGTTTAGATCATGTTTTAGCCTCAGGTGAAGATGTCAATGTATTGGTCTATGATACAGAGATATATTCTAATACTGGTGGACAGTCATCTAAAGCTACCCCAACAGCAGCGGCAGCTAAATTTGCTGCTTCTGGTAAGAGGACAAAGAAAAAAGATCTTGGTATGATGGCTATGAGCTATGGATATGTATATGTAGCCCAAATAGCAATGGGAGCTAATATGAATCAAACTATTAAGGCTATCCTGGAAGCAGAGCAATATGATGGACCTTCTTTGATTATTGCCTATAGCCCCTGTGTGAGTCATGGTATAAAAACAGGTATGGGTACTTCTGTAGCTCAGGAGAAAAAGGCAGTTGAAAGTGGTTTCTGGCATCTTTATAGATACAATCCACTTCTGAAAGAAGAAGGAAAAAATCCATTTATTATGGATTCTAAAGAACCTAAAGGTACTGTTAGAGAATTCATGATGTCTGAAATTCGCTTTACTCAAGTACAAAACACCTTCCCTGAAATTGCTGAAGAGCTATTTACAAAAGCAGAGAAGGATGCTAGAGAAAGATATGAAACATATAAGCGTTTAGCAGAAATGGAGTATTAG
- a CDS encoding DUF421 domain-containing protein: MFWESQGSLLYYQWIIRAVIMFLFLMLMSKIMGQRQVGRLTLLDFIIGITIGSIAAGALNNSMVNLFSALISIATFILLYLIITYISLKNAKISRILQEEPIILIKNGKLCKKTMFKCKINLDDLLMELRIRKYPYLSDVEYAILEPNGKISVIPKSQARPVKTRDLNLDTAYEGYPVILIEDGNILEDNLRENNLDNKWLRNELLKQGIEDENNVAAAMLDTQGRLFVSKEECLNNND; encoded by the coding sequence ATGTTTTGGGAATCACAAGGGTCTTTACTATACTATCAATGGATTATAAGGGCTGTAATAATGTTTTTGTTCTTAATGTTAATGTCTAAAATTATGGGGCAGAGACAGGTTGGAAGACTAACCTTATTAGACTTTATCATAGGTATTACAATTGGAAGTATTGCAGCAGGTGCATTAAATAATTCCATGGTTAATCTATTTAGTGCATTAATTAGTATAGCTACTTTTATTTTGCTATACCTAATAATTACTTACATTTCTTTAAAGAATGCTAAAATCAGTAGAATTTTGCAGGAAGAACCTATAATTCTTATAAAAAACGGAAAACTCTGCAAAAAGACTATGTTTAAATGTAAAATAAATTTAGATGATCTACTGATGGAATTAAGAATAAGAAAGTATCCATATCTTTCAGATGTTGAGTATGCTATATTAGAACCTAATGGTAAAATAAGTGTAATTCCAAAATCCCAGGCTCGTCCTGTAAAAACAAGGGATTTAAATTTAGATACTGCATATGAAGGGTATCCGGTGATTTTAATTGAAGATGGTAATATTTTAGAAGATAATTTAAGAGAAAACAATCTGGATAATAAGTGGTTAAGGAATGAATTGTTGAAACAGGGCATTGAGGATGAAAATAACGTAGCGGCAGCTATGTTAGATACACAAGGAAGATTATTTGTTAGTAAAGAGGAATGTTTGAACAATAATGATTAG